ATCGAGCATCACCCCGCGATTGTCACGCAACAAGTCGGTCCACGTTCGGGCTCGATCCATTTGGATGTTCGAACCCTCCGGGCTACTCGTGTCACGAGACGGTGCCGTCGATCGCGCCCATACTCAAACGCATGGTCGACCGTAAGCCCGGAGCTTTGGTCCCGGCGACCGCGTCCCGACTCGCCGATCTCGTCGAGTACGCCGAGGGCTCGATCGTGAGCCGAGCGATCGCTCAGCAGCCCTTCGCGTCGCTCACGCTCTTCGCCTTCGATGCTGGGCAGGCGCTCAGCGAGCACACCACAGCGTTCGACGCGTACCTCCAGGTCCTCGACGGTGAGGCGGACCTCGTTGTCGGCGGAAAGGCGCTCGTTGTGCGCGCTGGGCAGGTCGCGCTGATGCCCGGTGGCGTGCCGCACGAGGTGAACGCCCGCGTGCGGTTCAAGATGCTGCTCACGATGGTGAGGGCCGATCCCCGCGAGCGAGGTTCATGACCGGAGCGTCACGGACTCTCTTGGGCTAGCCGCCCGCGATGGCACCGATCACGAGGAAGGGTTCCTTTCCGGTGACCACGTCCTCCGGCAACGGCGCATCCGGCGACTCGTGCGACAGATCCTGCTGGCACGCGAAGAACCGTATGAACGCGCGGCGTTCCCGAGTCGTGTGATCGCGGATGGTGCCCCGCAGCATCGGATAGGC
This Candidatus Limnocylindria bacterium DNA region includes the following protein-coding sequences:
- a CDS encoding cupin domain-containing protein; the encoded protein is MVDRKPGALVPATASRLADLVEYAEGSIVSRAIAQQPFASLTLFAFDAGQALSEHTTAFDAYLQVLDGEADLVVGGKALVVRAGQVALMPGGVPHEVNARVRFKMLLTMVRADPRERGS
- a CDS encoding MoaD/ThiS family protein, whose product is MIRVVLPHHLRTLARVSNELALDVKGTVTQRAVLDALETAYPMLRGTIRDHTTRERRAFIRFFACQQDLSHESPDAPLPEDVVTGKEPFLVIGAIAGG